The following nucleotide sequence is from Ferruginibacter lapsinanis.
TTTAAACTGGCTGATATGGCCACCCGTATTGAGTGTGCCCGCCTGCTTTGTTTAAAAGCTGCCTGGCAAAAAGACCAGCATGCAGACTATACCGTTAGCAGCAGCATGGCAAAAGTATACGCCAGCGAAACTGCCATGTGGACCACTACGGAAGCGGTGCAAATTCATGGAGGGTATGGCTTTGTAAAAGAATACCATGTTGAAAGATTAATGAGAGATGCTAAGATCACACAGATATATGAGGGTACGAGTGAAGTGCAAAGGATTGTGATTGGGAGAGCAATTTTGAAATGACACCCCCTCCACCTCCTGAAGGGGAAACTTTGAGGAGAATACGATCTCATAAGATGTGCTAATAGCGAAGACTGTTGGCACATTTTTTATTTCCTCTTTAAGGGTTTGCGGTAACTTTGCAACTTGATGTAAATAATATGGCAATTAATACAGATAAATATCAAGCGATAATAGAGGAATTAAAAGGCAAAGCTACGCTTGTAGCAGTGTCTAAAACTAAACCTAACGAAGATATACAGGCTTTATACCATCTTGGGCAAAGAGATTTCGGAGAAAACTACGTACAGGAACTCGTTGATAAAGAAGCTGCATTACCCAAAGATATCCGTTGGCATTTTATAGGTCATCTGCAAAGCAATAAAGTAAAATATATAGCTCCGTTTGTTCATTTGATTCATGGTGTAGATAGTTTCAGCTTACTGAAAGAGATCAACAAACAGGCGGCAAAAAAAAACCGGGTAATTGATTGCTTGTTGCAAATTCATATTGCTAAAGAAGAAACTAAGTTTGGTCTAGATGAAAAAGAGTTACACGAATTATTCCAATTACACGAATCAGACGAATTAAAAAATATTCGGATCGTTGGTTTAATGGGTATGGCTTCATTCTCCGACAACGAAACATTGATCAGAAAAGAATTCCAAACACTCAAACAACTCTTCGACCAAACCAAATTCGTCATTCGTCATTCACCATTCGAAATTATTTCCTGCGGCATGAGCGGTGATTACAAAATTGCCATAGAAGAAGGAAGTAATATGGTACGTATTGGTAGTTTATTATTCGGAGAAAGAAATTACAACAAATAATGAGTTATGAAATAATCATTCTTTGCATTGCGGCTTTTGCTGCAGGTTTTATAGACTCTATTTCAGGAGGTGGTGGGCTGGTGCAAACCCCAGCAACATTAATTACACTTAATCAATATCCTTTAGCAACACTTTTAGGCACCACAAAAATTCCATCCATATTTGGCACTACCATTGCCTCTTTTCAATATGCAGCAAAGGTGAAGATCAACTGGAGATTACTTGCCGTCATGTGCACCATTGCTTTAATAGCTGCTTACGCTGGCTCTAAAACGGTATCGATCGTTAACAGCGCTTTTATGAAGCCCGTATTTTTTTGCATACTGATCGTTGTGGCAGTTTATACCTATACAAAAAAAGATTTCGGTACGGCCACTACTACAAGTATTTCAGAAAAGAAAACATTTATCTATGCTGCTGCATTTGCGTTGGTAATTGGTTTTTACGATGGTTTTATTGGGCCCGGTGCAGGAAGTTTTTTAATGCTCTTTTTCATCAGCATTATTGGGTTTGATTTTTTAAAAGCCAGTGCACATGCCAAGATCGTAAACATTGCTACCAATTTAGGCTCAATCATTTTCTTTAGTACTAATGGGCATATCCTTTACCATTTTGCTATACCAATGGCTATCTGTAATTTTTCAGGGTCTCTTATAGGCGCCAGAATGGCCATTTTAAAAGGCAATCAATTCATACGTATCTTCTTTTTGATCGTTATCATCGGCACGATCATCCGCTTTGGATATGACATCTTTTTTACGGTAATAAAATAGTTTCGGCCACAGGTATCATGAAAACAATATGTTAAAATGTATTGTTTATCATGAAGTTTGGCATGATATTGCATCATTTGTTTGTAAACAAATATCTTTGCCATGTATTACATGACCACTATGCAGGCATCTTTTGAGGCAGAAAAAAACAGGAAAGCATTTCTTTACACAGTGATAATTTGTGCAGTAATATTATTGCTGGCATTTTTTATTACATGGCCCATACTACCTCCTACCCAAGCTATCGCACAAGATCTGATCGAAATAAATTTAGGTAATGATGATGAAGGCTTTGGTGAAGTACAACCTTTGATCAAAGGCGAGATGTCTCTCACTACAAAAGACCCAGACGAACAACAGGCTGCCGCTGCTAAAAACGATGCTGCAGATAATGTACAGCCAGATGATAATGCAGAAGATGATGCGGCTGCTATCATTAAGCCTAATAAACCTGTGTCAAAACCAACAGTAACACCTACCATAAAACAACCTGTAAAAACAACTGCTCCGGTAACAGCAGTTACCCCTACACCAAAACCAAAAAATCCTATTGCCACTTACAAAGGCCCTGGAAGTGGTAAAGGAAACGGCGCAACAGAAGATAATGGATATAAATACCAAGGCAATAATCCAAACGGAACAGGAGATAAAGGCAGTCCTACAGGCAACCCAGATAGCTATGGTAATACACCCGGTGGTAAAGTGGGCGGCCCAAGAGTGACCAGTGGTAACAGGAAAATTGTTCATTATTATACTTTCTCGGGAGATCTTGAAAAAGCAACTATCTATGCTAAAATAAATGTATCTCCGGAGGGCAAGGGTACTTTCGTGCAGATCGTAAAACCTTCTTCTTCCACTAATGCAGCATACGCTACTGCCATCAAACAATATTTGCAAAAAATGGAATTTGATAAGGCTGCTTCCGAGTCTACAGTAACCGTTCAATTTAACTTTACCGTTCAATAATTTTTTATTCCGGGCCTCTGTATCATTATTCGGCATCAGTGACGTCGCACTTTTGTACAGCAAAACTTTATTCAGCTTTTACTACATTTGCCATCATATAGTAAATGACCTACCAACAAACCATAGATTACCTGTTTGCACAACTACCCATGTTCAGTAGAATTGGCGCCATTGCTTATAAAGCGGATCTACATAACACTATCGCACTTTGCAATGAAATAAGGAATCCGCACACAACATTCAAGACTATACATATAGCAGGCACTAACGGCAAGGGAAGTACGAGTCATATGTTAGCAGCTATCTTACAAAAAGCCGGTTATAAAACGGGGTTATACACATCGCCACATTTAAAAGATTTCAGAGAACGAATAAAGATCAACGGACAAATGATCTCAGAAGATTTTGTGATCGATTTTGTTCAACGAACAAAAAAAATATCAGAAGACATTCAGCCTTCCTTTTTTGAACTAACTGTTGCAATGGCTTTCGATT
It contains:
- a CDS encoding sulfite exporter TauE/SafE family protein yields the protein MSYEIIILCIAAFAAGFIDSISGGGGLVQTPATLITLNQYPLATLLGTTKIPSIFGTTIASFQYAAKVKINWRLLAVMCTIALIAAYAGSKTVSIVNSAFMKPVFFCILIVVAVYTYTKKDFGTATTTSISEKKTFIYAAAFALVIGFYDGFIGPGAGSFLMLFFISIIGFDFLKASAHAKIVNIATNLGSIIFFSTNGHILYHFAIPMAICNFSGSLIGARMAILKGNQFIRIFFLIVIIGTIIRFGYDIFFTVIK
- a CDS encoding YggS family pyridoxal phosphate-dependent enzyme, whose translation is MAINTDKYQAIIEELKGKATLVAVSKTKPNEDIQALYHLGQRDFGENYVQELVDKEAALPKDIRWHFIGHLQSNKVKYIAPFVHLIHGVDSFSLLKEINKQAAKKNRVIDCLLQIHIAKEETKFGLDEKELHELFQLHESDELKNIRIVGLMGMASFSDNETLIRKEFQTLKQLFDQTKFVIRHSPFEIISCGMSGDYKIAIEEGSNMVRIGSLLFGERNYNK